The genomic window AGCACGACATCGAGATTCAGGAGAACCGCGCACATTGGGAGCGAAAGCCCGTGCTGCGTCTTGTGTATGAAGCATTCTACCAGGGCATCGCCCGCTGGACTCTTTCGGGAGGAGAGGGCGTGACACTGGAGCTTGGCTCTGGCATGGGAAACATCAAGAACACGCTTCCCGACTGCTTGACCTCCGATCTATTTCCCAATCCGTGGCTGGACCGTGTCGAGAATGCCTACGCCCTGAACTGGTCGGACAAAACGGTCGAAAACTTGATCCTCTTTGACGTCTTTCACCATCTGCAGCATCCGGGCCGAGCTTTCACAGAGATGGCGCGTGTAGTGCGCCCCGGCGGCAGGGTCATCCTTTTTGAGCCTGGTATGGGCTTGCTTCCACGGCTAATCATGCGGTTCTTTCATCATGAACCGCTCGGCTTTGGGCAGCCGATTGAGTGGGATGCTCCGCAGGACTTTGACCCAGCGAACCATCCCTACTATGCCGCACAGGGAAACAGCTGGCGTGTGTTTGTTCGGAAGGAAGGGCTTTCCCAGCATGTGCTGCGCGACTGGAAGGTGCTGCATGTGGGGCGTGAGCCCGGCTGGGCTTGGTTGATGTGCGGTGGTCTGCGCGGGCCGCAACTTTATCCAGATGTGTTGCTGCCAGCCGTGCAATGGCTTGAAAAGTGCCTCTCCTTTCTGCCATCCATCTTTGCCGGACGGCTGCTGGTTGTGCTCGAGAGAAAGTCTGGCTCATGACAAGCAGCATGATCGCCAAAGAACTGCTCTTTTTGAATCATAAGCCCCGTTGCCCATGATAGCGCATGCAATTGCCAAAGGTGAGACTAGAGCATCTTGACTGCTAGGGCAGTGTTTGTCGTTTTCATGATGGTGCTCTGCATCTCGTTGCGGTGTTTGTGTTGTTTCCAGTTGGCACACAGGGCGCTGTTTGCCCAAGCATTTCGCACGAGACAGCTCGCCGCCGTCCAGCAGGTGGTTTTTGGGTTCTTTTTTTGCGCAGCATTGACGTCAAGCCCGACCTGGTCCGCCCCAGTGTCCGATCACCCCAGCGCTCTTCCTTGATGCCGTCGTTCTTTGCCCATTCTTCAGTCTAAACTAATTCCTCGAACAAATGCCATCCCTCTCTGACTTTCGTCGTCTGGCAACCATGTGGCAGGCTTTTCTGCCTTGGCTCGCAGCCGCCGTAGGTGTTTTGCCATTCCTTCTTCTCAGCGCTTACTCCTACCCTTCAGCAGATGATTGGCACCTAGCTGCCGACACCATGGAAAAAGGTTTCCTGCAGTCCAACGTGGATTACTACACGCGCACTACTGGCAGGTTCTTCTCCTCCGCCTTCCTTTTCATGAATCCCATGCTGCTCTCCTTCGGAGCTTTCAAATGTTACAGCCTCTCCCTCGTTGCAGGTCTGGTCCTCTGCACACGCTGGGCAGTAGGTGCATGGTTTCCCGCCGCATCCAATACCTGGAAGTGGACGGCGGCACTCACGCTCGTCGTGGCGTTCCTGTGGGGCATGGCGGCTCCGGTGCAGGGTTTTTACTGGGGAACTGGTTCAGCGGGCTATACCCAATCAGCCTTGTTCACCCTCGCCATCGCAGGCTTGTTCGGCCGACGCAGCTTGAATCCTGCCTGGCGGCCGCATCCTGCAGTGCTCGTGCTCGCCTCCCTTCTCGCCGTCGCCACCACCGGTTGCACTGAAGTCGCCATGGCCCTGCTCCTGCTCCATGTCGCCGCGTGGAATGCCGTTTATTTCTGGATCAACCGCCGCATCAGCCGTCCCTTGGCGATCCTGCTGCTCGCGACCATCCTTGGTGCAGTGATGGTCGTCCTTTCACCTGGCAATGCTCTCCGCAGTGAGTATTACTCCAACGGCGTTAAACACGTTCTTCCCGCAGCAGTTGCGCTCGCGGTCAAGCTCGGCATCAAGCAGGTGCTCCTTTGGCTCGTTTTTGTCCCGTTCGCGCTGCTCTCATTCGTAGCTGTCGTCGCTTGGCCAGAGCACGCCCCTGTCTCACGTCAGCGCTGCTGGGAACTCATTGCTGCCGCCCTCGTGCTCATGGCATGCACAGTGTTCGGTGCCTATTTTCTTGGCACCTGGAGCATGGGGCACTGCATCCCGATGCGTGGGGTGAACTTGGTGCTCTTTTTCTTTATCATCGACTGGCTCGCCCTGTTGGCAGGTCTCATTGCGCTGCTCCGCACCGCCGCCGTCGAGTTGCCACGGCCCGGCCTCTTTCTTTCATTCGGCCTCGTCTGCATTCTACTCGTCAGCTTTGCCAGCTCCCCTAATAATGTGAAGACCGCCTGGCGTGACCTTCTTTCAGGCGATGCCGCCCGTTACTCCGCAGAGCTCACCAAACGGCATGAACTCCTGCGCTCCACCCGCGAGCAGGACGTGCTCGTCCCACCGCTGAAGTCCCGCCCAAAAACGCTGTTCTTTAACGACCTCACCCCAGACCCCCTCAACTGGCGCAACACAGGCTGCGCTCGCTTTTTTCGCAAGCGTAGTGTTGCCATCACCACTTCATCCTCCCAGCCGTGAATACTAAAACCAAGATTGGCCTCGCCAAACTCCTCTATCATGCATTGCGGCTTGTTGGCGTCAGCCGGAAGCGCATCATCCTCCGACATGGCGTGCGCTTTGACGTTGACCTTGCCGAGGGCATAGACCTCTCCCTATTTCTCTTTGGCAGCTTTCAGAAATGGGTCATTGATCAAACCCTGCTCCCTAACAAAGACAACTTTTGCGCCATCGACATCGGTGCCAATATCGGCGCCATCTGCCTCCCTCTAGCCTGCCGCTACCCCGGTTCGCGCATCATTGCCGTGGAGCCCACCGACCACGCGTTCAAGCGGCTCCAACGCAATATCGAGCTCAATCCCGCGATTCAGTCCCGTATCAAAACCATTCAGGCCTTCATGGGAGACGGCTCCCAGGCGGCAGCCCCGGGCATGATCGCCTATCCCAGCTGGCGTCTCGACAAGGTCGCAGGCGAGCGCCACTCCGTCCACCTGGGGCAGGCGCACGTGGTCACCTGTCCTACACTCTCCATTGATGGCCTCGTCGAGCAGGAAGGCCTCGATCACATCGACTTCATCAAGATCGACACTGACGGCCACGAATTCGAAATTCTTAAAGGCGCACGCACCACCCTCGAGCGCTGGCGTCCAGTGCTGGTCTTTGAATTCTGCTTTTACGAAAATGAAAAGCGCGGCTACAGCTTCGCCGACTTTAGTGCTTTTTTCAACTCATTGAACTACGACATCTGGCTCTGCGACAGGAAAACGCGCATCCCGGATGAGGCTGCTGCCAGACGCGTGGTGCCAGAGCTCGGTTCCTGCGACTTTGCGGCCGTTCCGCGATGAACCCCAGCCGGGTCGCCTGCCCATTCCCATCCCCGTGTCCTGATGCACTCCCAGCCTCACCTGTCAGACTATCGGTCAGAAATCGACGGCCTGCGCGCCATTGCTGTGCTCGGGGTCATCCTCTTTCACGTGGACGTGAAATGCCCCGGCGGTTTCGTTGGAGTGGACGTTTTTTTCGTCATTTCCGGATATTTGATCACCTCCATCCTTCTGCGGGACTTGGAAGCCGGCTGCTTCAGCCTCCTACAGTTTTGGGAGCGTCGCTGCCGCCGCATTATGCCCGCACTTGTGGTCATGGTACTCGTCACCCTCCTTGCCGCCGGCTTCCTCTTGTTGCCAGACGACTACCTCAAGCTCGGCAGGTCCGCTTTGTGGCAGGCCCTGTTTGCTAGCAATGTTTATTTTTGGCATGACACCGGTTACTTTGCTGCCGAAGCCTCGGAAAAGCCTCTGCTACACACTTGGTCCCTTGCCGTGGAGGAGCAGTTTTATCTGGGTATGCCATTGCTGCTCGCGGCGCTGGTGCGCGTGCGTCCGGTTGGCAGCCGCAGGCATATAGGCTTCACTCTAACCGCCTTGCTGATTGCCAGCCTCGGTTGGAGCGTCAACATGCTGCGGAGTGACCCAGCCTCCGCATTTTTCCTGCTGCCCAGTCGCGCTTGGGAACTGCTGGTGGGTGCCCTCCTGGCGGTGCAGCCCATGGGCAAGCCCCCCGTTCTGGGTCGCTGGCGTGAAATTTCGGCATTGCTTGGGGTGGGGGCCATCATCAGCTCCTATGCACTGTATAAGGCGGACACCCGCTTTCCTGGCCTCGCCGCCCTTCCTCCCGTGCTCGGCGCAGCCTTGTTCCTCGCAGCCAATCAACGGCCCGCTGGCACGCCGCCACCCACGTGGTGTGGTCGTCTGCTCGCCACCCGCCCGCTTGCTTTCATAGGCTTGCTCTCCTATTCACTTTATCTCTGGCACTGGCCCTTGCTAGCCTTTGTCAATTACTGGAGTTTCGTCCCGCTGGCCAAAGGCGGCAAGCTCTTGCTCATCCTGCTGATCTTTTTGCTCGCTCTACTCTCTTGGCGCTTCGTTGAGACTCCCTTCCGCCTGCGCCGTATTTGCGCTAGCCGACCCTCCATGCTCTTTGCCAGCGGCATGGCTGTTCTAATACTCCTGCTGTCAGGGGTGGGGATCACCCAATTTCAGGGTTTGCCTTGGCGCGTGCCCCCCGGTGTGAATCACGGCTATCCTAGGCACTCCGAGTCCAGCTTCATGCTTACCCACCAGACCGCCCTGGCGGATCTGGCGAAAGATCAGTTGGTGCAACTCGGCGTGCCTGGCCCCATTAGCAATAGCCAGTTCGTGTTGTGGGGGGACAGCCATGCACTCGCCGCCCATCCCGCCTTCGATAGCGTGCTGCGTGCCGCCGGCGTCTCCGGCTGCTCCATCACTCATTCCAGCACAGCTCCGCTGCTCGATTTCCATGTCAAAGTGCCCAATGGTCCCGTGACTGATACCGTCGCCCTGAATCAGGCCGCGTTTGAGTGGCTGCGTGAGCACCGCGTCCGCCACGTCGTACTCGCGGCCTATTGGCAAGTATATGAGCAGAAGGGCAGGGTGCAGGGAGTCGCACCCAGCGATTACCTCGCTCATTACCAGGGCCGCATTCTAGCCACCGTGCAGAAGCTGGTCGAGATCGGCTGCCAGCCTTGGATTATGCTGCAAGTGCCGGTGCATCCTTGGATCGTTCCCAAGGCGCATGCCTACTGCCTCATCTTCGGTGCAGATGAGAAACGCTTCTCCGCCACCCCAGACTCCTGGAACGGCCTGGCAGGGCAGGGGCCTGATTTCCTGCGTCAGGTTGAGCACGCTGGCGCACGCATCATTGATGCGCGTTCCGCATTTCTCGACTCTACTGGCCGCTACTTCCGGATATCCATGGACGGGCAGGCGCTCTATGGCGACAAGCACCATCTTAACCCTGTAGGCGCGGAAAAAATGCTGACGCCGGTGTTGCGTCGTAGCTTTTTACCGATTTTTCCCGCCCTCGGCCAACCATGACGGCCTCGCCTTCCTCCCGCACTCAGTTCCTTTGCGGCATTCAGGCATTGCGCGGAATTTTCGCTGTTCTGGTGGTTTGCCACCACATTGGGGTGCGTTCTGCGCGTCTCTGGTCGCATGACTGGCTAGGCGGCTGGTTCTATCACAACACCTTCCGTATCGATTTCTTCTTCGTTTTGAGCGGTTTCGTGCTGTGGGCATCACACAGCGGGGATGCCGGACGGCCTGCTGCCGCGCGCAGCTTTCTCCTGAGGCGTGGCTTACGCCTCTACCCGCTGCTCATGACCATGACCTTGTTCAAGGTGCTTCTCATTACTTGCTTCCCCGGCAGAAGTTCCGATAGCTATCAGATCATCCCATCTTTGCTCGCTTTTCCTCAGAGTTCCTTCCCTGTCATCGTGTCTGCATGGACGCTTTCCTTTGAGATGTATTTTATGATCATTCTTGCCGCATGCTTGGGATTGCCTGCAAAAGCTGCGCTCCCTGCCATGGTATTGGTGGCCGGACTGCTTCCAGTGGGCGGCATGTTGTTCGACGTCCACCCAGCCATCCACGGGCTGGGGTTCCTCACTCACCCGTTCATTCTGGAATTTGCTGCTGGAGCCGTGGCCGCAGAATGTGTCAGGCAGCGCGGAAGCAGAGGAGGGGGCATTTTGCTCTGCGCCGTCGCCATTGTCGGACTGGTGCTCGGCTCCACAGAGCATCTCAGGCTCAACTCCATTGCTGTCATCTGGCAGAAGTCCATCTGGGCGGTTATTTTTGCCGTAGGTTTAGGTGGAATGGCGCTTTTAGAGCGCTCTTGCCGTCCGGAGCGCTGGTGGCTGCAGGACTATTGGAGTCTGGGGCGCGCCAGTTACTCCATTTTTTTGTCCCATGGGTTTGTCCTCATGGTCGGCTTTGCCATGGGCAAACCGCAAATGTGCGGTGGCGATCCCTTTTGGACTGATGTCTTTTTGCTGCTGCTGGTCATCCTCGCCTTGTTGTTCGGGCTCGCTGTTTATAAATATTGGGAGCGTCCTCTACTCAGCTTCTGTAAATCGCTGGTGGTGAATTTTCCGTCGCGCCTTGCTGGTTCCGATTCTTCACAGACACCTCAGGTCTGACCTTATGACTCCTCTTCCCGCTTCGGCTGTCACGCGCCTTGCTTTCTTTGCCTCCTGCAGCATCGCTTTGCTCCTGCAGGGCTACACCCTGCTGCGCCCGATGTCTCTCAATGATGACATCGCCCAGCATCACATCTGGCTGGATGCCGGCGCGGGCAGCGGTTTTAGCCCCGATGATCCCTGGGTCTCCACCTCGAAGGCCATTCAACCCTATTTGTCAGCGGCGGTGTTTCAATTGCTGCATCTCGTGCTGCCAACTCTGCTCGTGGGCAAGGTTTTGGCCCTTGGCGTGCTCGCACTGACCGGGTTCCTCATGTTCAAATTGGCCGCTCGCTTCGGCTCGGCGCGGCTGGGGTGGGTCGCCATGGGGTTGTTTTTTATCTCGGACTCCTGGATCGGCATTGGCGGCGGTTTCGCGCGCGCCTTTGCCTGGCCGCTGGTCTGTGGCTTCCTCCTGGCCATGGCAAGCGGGAGGCGGTGCTGGGCAGCGGTTTGTCTCTTCTTTGCTGCGGCCCTTTATCCCATCATGTTTGTCCTGTTGGTGCCAGCCTATCTCCTGCTGTGGTTGCAGTCGGAACTGCTCGCGGGGGGCTGGCGACGACTCATTGATTGGCGTGGACAGTTTCGAGGGCAGTGGCCTCTGATGGTCGCCGTCGCGGCAGGTAGCTCCCTCGTTCTGATCAAAAGCCATGAGCTTGGCCTGCACCCTTGGGTCGGCCCGCAGGTCACGCTGGCGCAGATTAAGACCGACCCGCTTTATGGCCTAGGCGGCAGAGTTCCCGTGTGGCCGCCCTCTCCTTTTGTGCCGTCCTTTGCCTGGGCGCTCATGCCTTGGGTCAAAGGGGTGCTGGAGCCCGTGCTGCGCCATGCCGCTTCCTTCCCAGCATTCCTGAACAGTAGCTTGATGTTGTTGCTAAACGTCCTTTCGTTTGCCATCCCTGTCCTGGCCATTATCCTCGTCTTCCGGCGCGACCGTCGCCTGGCCCATGTCCTGATAGCTCTAGCCCTCAGTTCCGTGGTCATCTATTGGCTCGCGCAGCTTCTTCTGCCCAAACTCTACGAGCCTTCCCGCTATTTGAGCTGGAGCATGCCGGTGCTCGCTGTCCTCTGCTCGGCCATTCTGCTGGAGGCCGCCGTGGCACGGCTGCCCTCGGGCCGCCTTCGGCAGGCGGGCTGGATATTACTGCTGCTCGCGATGATTGCCCGCGCGCCGTCCATTCGTGGCAAAGGCGCGGAGGACGCTTCGGAATACTCCCCCTTGTACGTTGAACTGGCTCGCACAGGCGGGGAGGAGATCATCGCCAGCTTCCCTCGTACCAGCGACTTCATCCCCCTCTTCTGCCACCGCAGCGTCTTTATCAGCAACGAGTCATCCCACGGCGTGCTCTTTTCCCGCTACCGCGATCTGGTCATGACCCGTCACACTGCCTTGCTCCAGGCTTTCTATTCCCCCTCGGTGGCGGTAGTTCGCACCTTCTGCCGACAGCACAACATTAGCTGGCTCGTCGTCGAGGATAAATATTACAGCCCCGAACCTGCACCTGAAGCCCATTTTGCCCCCTTCCAAGAGCAGATGCGCGACATGCTCAAGCAAACACCCGTACCTTGGCTGCTCGCTTATGCCAGAAAAGCTGGCAAACAAGTCCAGCCCGGCGTCTACTTGCTCAACACCGGTCCGATCCTCGACTCAACTGCCCAGCCATGACCGCTCCATCCCTCACCATCCTCATTCCCTGCCTCAACGAGGAGGTGGCCATTCCTGTGGTGGTTGCCGAATACCAGCAAGCTTTTCCGCAGGCCCGCATTCTCGTCGTAGACAATGGTTCCACCGATGCCACCAGCGCACGCGCACGCGCCGCCGGAGCGGACGTGCTTGTTGAATCACGCCGAGGCAAGGCCAAGGCTGTTGCTACTGCGCTGAGCCACATTAACACGGATCTCGTGCTCATGGTGGACGGAGACGGTAGTTATCCGGCCGCCGGCGGCAAGCTGCTCTATGAACGTTACTGCGAATCTCCCGTGGATATGATCACTGGCGTGCGTCAGACCGAGCAGGACGTTTTCCGCCCCGGACATCAGTGGGGTACATCCCTGTTTGCAAGCTTTGTCAAAGCGGTGTTCGGTCATCAGCCAGGAGATGT from Prosthecobacter vanneervenii includes these protein-coding regions:
- a CDS encoding methyltransferase domain-containing protein; translation: MLEIAQHDIEIQENRAHWERKPVLRLVYEAFYQGIARWTLSGGEGVTLELGSGMGNIKNTLPDCLTSDLFPNPWLDRVENAYALNWSDKTVENLILFDVFHHLQHPGRAFTEMARVVRPGGRVILFEPGMGLLPRLIMRFFHHEPLGFGQPIEWDAPQDFDPANHPYYAAQGNSWRVFVRKEGLSQHVLRDWKVLHVGREPGWAWLMCGGLRGPQLYPDVLLPAVQWLEKCLSFLPSIFAGRLLVVLERKSGS
- a CDS encoding DUF6056 family protein produces the protein MWQAFLPWLAAAVGVLPFLLLSAYSYPSADDWHLAADTMEKGFLQSNVDYYTRTTGRFFSSAFLFMNPMLLSFGAFKCYSLSLVAGLVLCTRWAVGAWFPAASNTWKWTAALTLVVAFLWGMAAPVQGFYWGTGSAGYTQSALFTLAIAGLFGRRSLNPAWRPHPAVLVLASLLAVATTGCTEVAMALLLLHVAAWNAVYFWINRRISRPLAILLLATILGAVMVVLSPGNALRSEYYSNGVKHVLPAAVALAVKLGIKQVLLWLVFVPFALLSFVAVVAWPEHAPVSRQRCWELIAAALVLMACTVFGAYFLGTWSMGHCIPMRGVNLVLFFFIIDWLALLAGLIALLRTAAVELPRPGLFLSFGLVCILLVSFASSPNNVKTAWRDLLSGDAARYSAELTKRHELLRSTREQDVLVPPLKSRPKTLFFNDLTPDPLNWRNTGCARFFRKRSVAITTSSSQP
- a CDS encoding FkbM family methyltransferase: MNTKTKIGLAKLLYHALRLVGVSRKRIILRHGVRFDVDLAEGIDLSLFLFGSFQKWVIDQTLLPNKDNFCAIDIGANIGAICLPLACRYPGSRIIAVEPTDHAFKRLQRNIELNPAIQSRIKTIQAFMGDGSQAAAPGMIAYPSWRLDKVAGERHSVHLGQAHVVTCPTLSIDGLVEQEGLDHIDFIKIDTDGHEFEILKGARTTLERWRPVLVFEFCFYENEKRGYSFADFSAFFNSLNYDIWLCDRKTRIPDEAAARRVVPELGSCDFAAVPR
- a CDS encoding acyltransferase family protein, which encodes MHSQPHLSDYRSEIDGLRAIAVLGVILFHVDVKCPGGFVGVDVFFVISGYLITSILLRDLEAGCFSLLQFWERRCRRIMPALVVMVLVTLLAAGFLLLPDDYLKLGRSALWQALFASNVYFWHDTGYFAAEASEKPLLHTWSLAVEEQFYLGMPLLLAALVRVRPVGSRRHIGFTLTALLIASLGWSVNMLRSDPASAFFLLPSRAWELLVGALLAVQPMGKPPVLGRWREISALLGVGAIISSYALYKADTRFPGLAALPPVLGAALFLAANQRPAGTPPPTWCGRLLATRPLAFIGLLSYSLYLWHWPLLAFVNYWSFVPLAKGGKLLLILLIFLLALLSWRFVETPFRLRRICASRPSMLFASGMAVLILLLSGVGITQFQGLPWRVPPGVNHGYPRHSESSFMLTHQTALADLAKDQLVQLGVPGPISNSQFVLWGDSHALAAHPAFDSVLRAAGVSGCSITHSSTAPLLDFHVKVPNGPVTDTVALNQAAFEWLREHRVRHVVLAAYWQVYEQKGRVQGVAPSDYLAHYQGRILATVQKLVEIGCQPWIMLQVPVHPWIVPKAHAYCLIFGADEKRFSATPDSWNGLAGQGPDFLRQVEHAGARIIDARSAFLDSTGRYFRISMDGQALYGDKHHLNPVGAEKMLTPVLRRSFLPIFPALGQP
- a CDS encoding acyltransferase family protein — encoded protein: MTASPSSRTQFLCGIQALRGIFAVLVVCHHIGVRSARLWSHDWLGGWFYHNTFRIDFFFVLSGFVLWASHSGDAGRPAAARSFLLRRGLRLYPLLMTMTLFKVLLITCFPGRSSDSYQIIPSLLAFPQSSFPVIVSAWTLSFEMYFMIILAACLGLPAKAALPAMVLVAGLLPVGGMLFDVHPAIHGLGFLTHPFILEFAAGAVAAECVRQRGSRGGGILLCAVAIVGLVLGSTEHLRLNSIAVIWQKSIWAVIFAVGLGGMALLERSCRPERWWLQDYWSLGRASYSIFLSHGFVLMVGFAMGKPQMCGGDPFWTDVFLLLLVILALLFGLAVYKYWERPLLSFCKSLVVNFPSRLAGSDSSQTPQV